One window of Colias croceus chromosome 6, ilColCroc2.1 genomic DNA carries:
- the LOC123692602 gene encoding basic helix-loop-helix neural transcription factor TAP: MFGTNFDEFCDFNDSICSNDSGFDRSYADSFASSNNTPKKNDSMDLGISLTPTKDNSVRRRLFPEEFEYPFHQPAEVEDIKAFENFQPINNTSTPIKVKDKKPKDPNKPKRKYANGKNRVSRSKSPTQIMRIKRNRRIKANDRERNRMHMLNEALDRLRCVLPTFPEDTKLTKIETLRFAHNYIFALSQTLDALDNINSGQAPEGYNSSCDMLQTYSSPGDKINKDAFREIFMLPNKTEDKGDGSYREFQGFSKPFPNGSNFLQTSEGVLINVGNVTVSVNNKGGNCITSTTGSGFFTNPSSYGDDLTQQNYFNQRPQTFYNCYNNNYDGAQTDSKEYFNEKNYELFKNAFESAAKNGKYVNNEAFTNNYSNYNQTYGYNQRYNYCNETNFPQTNLYDDQRYYRDFYKNQRVVNAKI; encoded by the coding sequence ATGTTCGGCACAAATTTCGATGAATTCTGTGACTTCAACGACAGCATCTGCAGCAACGACTCCGGCTTCGATAGGTCCTACGCTGACTCCTTTGCTTCTTCAAATAACACACCAAAGAAAAATGATTCGATGGACCTTGGAATATCACTCACACCAACAAAAGACAACAGTGTACGACGAAGGCTATTTCCAGAAGAATTTGAATACCCATTTCATCAACCTGCTGAAGTAGAAGATATAAAAGCATTTGAAAATTTCCAACCAATCAATAACACATCAACTCCTATAAAGGTTAAAGACAAAAAGCCCAAAGATCCTAACAAACCAAAAAGGAAATACGCAAATGGAAAGAACAGAGTATCCAGATCCAAAAGTCCTACACAAATTATGCGGATAAAAAGGAATAGAAGAATCAAAGCGAACGACAGAGAGAGAAATAGGATGCACATGTTAAACGAAGCATTAGATAGACTACGTTGTGTCTTACCAACCTTCCCAGAAGATACAAAATTAACGAAGATAGAGACATTACGTTTTGCTCACAACTATATTTTCGCATTGAGTCAAACGCTAGACGctttagataatataaactCTGGGCAAGCACCTGAAGGATACAATTCAAGCTGTGACATGCTACAAACCTACTCTTCACCTGGAGATAAAATCAACAAAGACGCTTTTCGAGAAATATTCATGTTACCTAATAAGACTGAAGACAAAGGAGATGGAAGCTACAGAGAATTTCAAGGTTTCAGTAAACCTTTTCCAAATGGATCAAATTTTCTACAAACCTCTGAAGGGGTTTTGATAAACGTTGGAAATGTAACCGTGTCAGTTAACAATAAAGGTGGTAATTGTATAACATCCACTACAGGAAGTGGCTTCTTCACAAATCCATCGAGCTATGGAGATGACCTTACACAACAGAACTATTTTAATCAGCGAccacaaacattttataattgttataataacaACTATGACGGTGCTCAAACAGATTCCAAGGAATACTTTaacgaaaaaaattatgagCTCTTCAAAAATGCATTTGAAAGCGCTGCTAAAAATGGGAAGTACGTAAACAACGAAGcctttacaaataattatagtaattacaatcaaacttACGGCTACAATCAAAGATACAACTATTGTAACGAAACGAATTTTCCTCAAACGAATTTGTACGACGACCAAAGATATTATAgggatttttataaaaatcaaagaGTTGTGAACGctaaaatttaa